GAGGCGGACGTACCGGCCGTCGCCGTTCACGTCGAGGGTCTGCACGCCGCCGGTGCCGGTCGTGGTCGAGTAGATGGTGTTCCAGGTGGTGCCGTTGTCGGAGGTCTGGATCTGGAACGCGCGGGCGTACGCGGCCTCCCAGCGCAGCACCACTCGGCTGATGGTGGCTGTGGCGCCCAGATCGACTCCCAGCCACTGCGGATCGTTGAACGTGCTCGACCAGCGCGTCCCGGTGTTGCCGTCCACCGCCGCCGACGCGGGGGTTGACGCGTTCTCGGTGGACGAGGAGGTCGCGGGTTTGCCTTGGGACAGTAAGTCGACGGCGGCCGCCGGCGGGGCGGCGGCTGTCAGCAGAGTCAGCGCCAAGCCGATGGTGGTCGCCAGGGTGATCAGTGCCGTCATGGCACGGGGTCGGGTCCGTAACGGTGCGGCGGTGTGAGTGGAACGACTGGATGGACGCATTGTTTTACCTCCGGATAGCGGTGAGAGCGCGGTAACCGGACAGCGGGGTGCGCCCGCACAGTGAGGGCTGCAAGGAGGGGGCGCCGCGGGCGGCGGCTACCGGGACTGTTCGAAGAGCCAGTCGATGACCACGTCGTTCTCATACGTCTGGGCCCATGCGAGGTGTGGGTTCACCGGTGTCGTTCCGGGCGTGTAGCTCGTGAACAGTACGTGGCTGCGCGCGTTGCGGGCCTGTCGTAGGAGGGCCCGGGACCGGGCCTCGAATTGTGCCTTCGGCAGATCGTTGGGCCATTCCCCACGGGTGACCCGTGCGCCGGCGGTCTCCAGCGCGTTCATCAGTGTCCAGGTGCCGGGCTTGCCGAACCGGCCCTCCCGGTAGGGGACGACCGGGTCGTCGACGGAGTGGTCGGCCCACATCGGGATGTGCGTGATCCTGTCCATGGTGGCCGGGTCGCCCCAGCCGGCAGTGGGCAGGGCAGCCGCGAACATGTCGGGGCGCTTCGGCAGCAGGCTGTAGATTCCGCGCCCCCCTGATGACAGGCCGACGAGATAGAGCCGGGCTGTGTCCACGCTTCGGGAGTGCTCGCTCACGAAGGTGTCGATGAGTTCGATCAGCGCGGCCTGGACCTTGGCGTCGGTCCAGTCCGTGCCGTCGGGTCCGTCCATGGGGCGGGGCAGGGGGATCTGTGGAGAGAGGACGAACGCGGGGTCGCGGCGCTGCCGTTCCGGTTTGGCGAACGTGACCGCGATCCGGTTGGAAGTGAGCTGGGTCATGTTGTTGTCGGCGACTTCGCCACCGCCGTGCAGGGTGACGACGAGTGGGTACCGCTTGCGCGTCTGCGGGTTCCGTACGAATCCCTCGGGCTGGTACAGCCTGAAGTCGAGTTCGAAACCTGCGGAGTCGGTGAAGGAACCGGCGGCGAAGTCGTCGACCACGGGAGTGATGACGTCGTCGTTCCGGCTCGCGAACGGACCAGCCTTGAGCACTGGTTCGCCTTCCCGGGTGTGCACGTCCGCCACTTGTCTGACGGAGTATGCGCGGTCGAGCGGAAGAGGGTCGGTGCCCGCGGCCCGCGCGCTGGAGTCGCTCGGGTCGAGTTCGATGATCAGGCGGTCCCCCGGCCGTCCTGGGCGAGATCGGTCGTCCACTTCGGCGGTGGTGCTGGGGTAGACCCGGGTCACAGTGCGAGCCGCTGTCTGCCCGCCCACAGTGGCCTTCACCTCGAAGGCCGAGGGAGGGATCACCTCGCCGCGTAGGTCAATGCGATACGCGTACTGGAGGGCGACGGCTGTCACCAGCCAGTTGTTCCTCGGCGTCACCCGCGTGACGAGGTCCGTTCGCAGGACCGGATTGCGTCCGGAGGTCACTTGTCGTCCTTGTGATGTGGCTGTCGTGGTGTCGGCGGCGGAGGCGGTTGCCGTGCTCAGGGCCGGCGCCGCGACCGCACCTGCCGTGACTGCGAGCGCCGTACGTCTGGTGATCCCTCTCATGGGTCCTCGTCTCGGTCGGTGGGGCACCCGGACCGGGTGCCTGGTGCGTGTGGATCCGTTCGCCCTGCTCCGGACTTCCGGAAACGGGCGGCGAGTTGGAGGCCTGAGCGGCATGTGCGGTGGCTGCCGGGGGGCCGCGGCCGGCGGGGACTCCGCTCGGGCCCGGGACACGGGTCACGGGTCACGGGTCACAGGGGGAACGCACCGGTCAGCAGGGCGCCTGCGGTCATGACCAGGGTGGTGGCGAAGGCCCAGCGGAAGATGAAGCGCTGGTGTTCGCCGAGCGACACACCGCTCATGCCGACCAGGATGAACGTGGACGCGGTGAGCGGACTGAGCGGGAACCCCGTGGTCATCTGGCCGAGAATGGCGGCCCGGGCGACTTCGGCCGGGTCCGTGCCGAAGCCCTGCGCGGTCTCGGCGAGTACGGGCAACACGCCGAAGTAGTAGGCGTCCGGGGTGAACACCAGACTCAGCGGCATGCCGGTGACGGCCACCGCCACGGGCAGGTGCGATCCGAAGGAGTCGGGGACGACGGAGACCAGCGTCTCGGCCATCTCGTCGATCATCTTGGTGCCGGTGAGGATCCCGGTGAGGACGCCGGCCGCGAAGATCATCGTGGTGACGAGGACCACGCTCTTGGCGTGCTTGTCGAGCAGCGCCTGTTGCTGTTCCCAGGTGGGGTGGTTGACCAGCAGAGCGATCGCGAACCCGAGGACGAACAGCACCGGAAGCGGCATCACTTCCTGGATCAGGCAGACCAGGAGGGCGATGGTGAGCAGGAGATTGAAGATGTTCAGCCAGGTCCGCGGCAGCGGCGGGACCCGGACGGTGCCGGGCCCGTCCCCGGGAGCCCGGAGGGCCTGACGCTCCCCGTCGGCCGTCGCCGGAGTGGCGTGCCGACTCGACTCGGGGTCCGTGGTCGCCGTGAGCGTCGTCGAAGGGGCAGGTTCACGGTCGTCCCGCTCGTCCTCGCCCTCGCCCTCGCGCACGTCCGTGTCCGGACCCCCCGGGGACAGCGCACCGAGACGGTTGCGCTCCCGGCGGCCGAGCAGGTAGGAGGCCACCAGCACCCAGACGACACCGAAGCCCATCGCGGGCAGCACGGGGTTGAAGACCTCGGAACTGTCCAGCTTCAGTGCCGCCATGGCTCGCACCGTCGGGCCACCCCAGGGGACCATGTTCATCACGCCCGCGCCCAGGCAGACGACGCCGGACAGCACAAGGGGGTTCATACCGAGCCTCTGGTAGACCGGCAGCAGTGCGGAGACGGTGATGAGGAAGGTGGAGGCACCGTCGCCGTCCAGGGCCACGCACAGCGTGAGGACGGCTGTGGCGACGGTGATCCGCAACGGGTCGCCACGCGCCACCCGCAACAGACCGCGGATCAGCGGGTCGAAGAGCCCGGCGTCCACCATCAGGCTGAAGTACAGGACCGCGAAGGCGATCATGATGCCGGTGGGGGCCACCTTGGACAGCCCACCGAGAGTCAGCTCGCCCAGATCGCCCGCGAATCCGCCGATGAGCGCCGCCAGCACCGGAAGCAGGATCAGAGCGACCAGTACCGAGGCGCGTTTGGTCATGGTGAGCAGCAGTAGGACGGCGATCGTGGCGAAGCCCAGGGCTGCCAGCATGGCGGCGCTCGCTTTCTCGGGGACGGCCCTCGGCGGCGGTGGGCGGGAACTGGGCGGGGGCGGGCCGAGGTGTTACGCGAGAGTTTCGGAGCACCGGCGGATCGGTGTCCAGCATCAAACCGAGATCTGTCCATGCGATAAGCGCATCAATTCAAGCGGTTGAGTCCTATGCTCGTCGGCCATGGAGGCCACCACCCTGCGTCAACTGGCGGCATACGCGGCCGTCGCCCGGGCCGCGAGCTTCACCGCGGCCGCCGCGGAGATGCACGTTTCCCAGTCCTCGCTCAGCCGCGCGGTCGCGGATCTGGAGCGACAGCTCGGCGTGCAACTCCTCGAACGGGACACCCGTAACGTGCAGTTGACCGCGGCGGGCGTCGAGGCCCTGCGTGTCGCCGAGCAGATCGTCACCGCTCACCGAGCGGGCATGAAGGAGCTCAGGCGATACCTGCTCGGCGAGTCGGGAACGGTCGCCGTGGCCACCCTTCCCTCCGTCGCGGCGGTGCTCCTGCCGCAGGTGATCTCCGACTTCCGTGAGCGGCGACCGCAGGTGGCGGTACGCCTCCTCGACGGCCTGGAGCGGTCGGTACTGGACCGGGTCCTGTCCGGCGACGCCGACTTCGCGATCACCACTGTCGGTAACCCGCCGGAGCAGTTGGAGCACCGCCCTCTGGTCAGGGACCGCTTCGTCGCGGTGCTGCCGGAAGGCCACCCGCTCGCCGACCGCCACGAGATCGCCTGGGACGACCTGGCCCGACAGCCGTTCCTGGCTGTCGGGCGCGACTCGAGCGTGCGGCGGCTCACCGACGCGGCGTTCGCCCAGATCGACACGCACGCGGTACCGGCGGCCGAGGCGGGCAGTATCGCGACCGTGGGGGGACTGGTGACGGCCGGCCTCGGGGTGTCGGCGATGCCCGCTCTCGTGCTCCCGCTCATGGGTGCCGGACCCGTCGTCTGCCGTCCTCTGGTGGACCCCGTGGTGGACCGACGCCTGGACATCGCGGTGCGCGCTCGGCGAACGCTCCCGGCCGTGACGGAGCGGTTCCTTCAGACGCTCGAAGAGTTCCGCCTTCAGGGGCGTCCACTTCCGCCCGGGGTTTCGTGGGCCTGAGGCCGCGTACGACACCCTCCCCAATTCATGCGTTTTTCGCATTGATTGATGGCTGTCTGTTGCTCGACAGGCATTTCTCCGCTCCGGCAGTCTGAAGACAACGGCGACGGCCGTGCCGCACCAACGCGGACGACGCTGTCGGAGACCCACGTGGAACGGCAGGGCAAGGGAGCGCATCGGTGTCGGACGACGAGCGGAACACCACCGGAAGCGGGCAGTTGCACGGGCTGAAAGTGGTCGAGTTCGCCCATGTGGTGGCCGGTCCGCTGGCCGGCTCGATGCTCGCCGACCAAGGGGCCGACGTCGTACACGTAGAACCCCCCGGCGCCGGAGACGCGGCCCGCGCCATGGGGCCCCAACGTGACGGTGTTCCCCTGTGGTTCAAGGTCGCCGGCCGCAACAAACGCTCGGTCACCCTCGATCTGCACCACGAGGCCGGCCGACTCGTCGCCCACCGGCTCGTCGCCTGGGCGGACGTCGTCATCGTCACCCTGCGCGCGGGACGCCTGCGCAACTGGGGACTCGACTGGGACTCCGTGCACCGGATCAACCCCCGGGCCGTACTGCTGCAGATCTCCGGCTTCGGCGCCACCTCGTCGCAGGCGGACGCCCCCGGCTTCGGCAAGATGGGCGAGGCACGCAGCGGAGTCGTGCACCTGACGGGTTTCCCCGACGGTCCTCCGGTCCACACCGGCTTCTCGCACGGCGATGCCGTGACCGGCCTGATGGGCGCCTACGCCGTCCTGGCCGCGCTCCACCGCCGCGACCATGACCCCGGGTTCGACGGCGAGTGGATCGACCTCGCTCTCTTCGAGTCCCTGTTCCGACTCGTCGAGTGG
The nucleotide sequence above comes from Streptomyces sp. NL15-2K. Encoded proteins:
- a CDS encoding citrate:proton symporter, translated to MLAALGFATIAVLLLLTMTKRASVLVALILLPVLAALIGGFAGDLGELTLGGLSKVAPTGIMIAFAVLYFSLMVDAGLFDPLIRGLLRVARGDPLRITVATAVLTLCVALDGDGASTFLITVSALLPVYQRLGMNPLVLSGVVCLGAGVMNMVPWGGPTVRAMAALKLDSSEVFNPVLPAMGFGVVWVLVASYLLGRRERNRLGALSPGGPDTDVREGEGEDERDDREPAPSTTLTATTDPESSRHATPATADGERQALRAPGDGPGTVRVPPLPRTWLNIFNLLLTIALLVCLIQEVMPLPVLFVLGFAIALLVNHPTWEQQQALLDKHAKSVVLVTTMIFAAGVLTGILTGTKMIDEMAETLVSVVPDSFGSHLPVAVAVTGMPLSLVFTPDAYYFGVLPVLAETAQGFGTDPAEVARAAILGQMTTGFPLSPLTASTFILVGMSGVSLGEHQRFIFRWAFATTLVMTAGALLTGAFPL
- a CDS encoding CoA transferase, with protein sequence MSDDERNTTGSGQLHGLKVVEFAHVVAGPLAGSMLADQGADVVHVEPPGAGDAARAMGPQRDGVPLWFKVAGRNKRSVTLDLHHEAGRLVAHRLVAWADVVIVTLRAGRLRNWGLDWDSVHRINPRAVLLQISGFGATSSQADAPGFGKMGEARSGVVHLTGFPDGPPVHTGFSHGDAVTGLMGAYAVLAALHRRDHDPGFDGEWIDLALFESLFRLVEWQVIVHDQLGRVPERSGNQLAVAPGAVINTYRSRDDEWITVTSATLRSVRNIARLLGLPEKDFTTAQQQYDRREQLDEGLRNWVAERGTDECLEEFARAEVVASRVFDAADIAADPVYAEREDIITVDDPDLGPVRMQAVIPHFRQRPGQVWRTGPALGQDNHLVYGQWLGLSADELADLEKSDVI
- a CDS encoding prolyl oligopeptidase family serine peptidase, producing the protein MTSGRNPVLRTDLVTRVTPRNNWLVTAVALQYAYRIDLRGEVIPPSAFEVKATVGGQTAARTVTRVYPSTTAEVDDRSRPGRPGDRLIIELDPSDSSARAAGTDPLPLDRAYSVRQVADVHTREGEPVLKAGPFASRNDDVITPVVDDFAAGSFTDSAGFELDFRLYQPEGFVRNPQTRKRYPLVVTLHGGGEVADNNMTQLTSNRIAVTFAKPERQRRDPAFVLSPQIPLPRPMDGPDGTDWTDAKVQAALIELIDTFVSEHSRSVDTARLYLVGLSSGGRGIYSLLPKRPDMFAAALPTAGWGDPATMDRITHIPMWADHSVDDPVVPYREGRFGKPGTWTLMNALETAGARVTRGEWPNDLPKAQFEARSRALLRQARNARSHVLFTSYTPGTTPVNPHLAWAQTYENDVVIDWLFEQSR
- a CDS encoding LysR family transcriptional regulator, whose translation is MEATTLRQLAAYAAVARAASFTAAAAEMHVSQSSLSRAVADLERQLGVQLLERDTRNVQLTAAGVEALRVAEQIVTAHRAGMKELRRYLLGESGTVAVATLPSVAAVLLPQVISDFRERRPQVAVRLLDGLERSVLDRVLSGDADFAITTVGNPPEQLEHRPLVRDRFVAVLPEGHPLADRHEIAWDDLARQPFLAVGRDSSVRRLTDAAFAQIDTHAVPAAEAGSIATVGGLVTAGLGVSAMPALVLPLMGAGPVVCRPLVDPVVDRRLDIAVRARRTLPAVTERFLQTLEEFRLQGRPLPPGVSWA